The following proteins are co-located in the Euwallacea fornicatus isolate EFF26 chromosome 16, ASM4011564v1, whole genome shotgun sequence genome:
- the YL-1 gene encoding vacuolar protein sorting-associated protein 72 homolog isoform X1: MQRERRSKAGNRMAKLLDEEEECQDDFYKENYGGFQETESDNEYQAEEEGEDIVDSDFSIDENDEPISDNEDDESQRKKRRLVTKAYKEPVSVPKDKPKQRPKPSGPKLRTDLSISEDPSVLALERKSKRKSTVAKTAETAHRIKVRDQELKKKPKKIKEEEWMPTQEELLEEAKVTELENLKSLERYQKMESEKKTKRISKKAYSGPIIRYTSMRMPLIEDLDDDDNIVEFKEESKEQVKNEKCYERTFQTLLNDPHDIVFKKLFNVKPIPNYPKKLKCVVTGLPALYLDPITELPYRNSTCFKIIRQSYYQEMEKNGDKENPMVSDFLKWYTKNKARLRKEVLMHAQKINITS; this comes from the exons ATGCAGAGAGAACGACGAAGCAAGGCGGGTAACCGCATGGCCAAACTCTTAGATGAGGAGGAAGAATGTCAGGATGACTTCTACAAAGAAAACTACGGGGGTTTTCAAGAAACCGAATCGGACAACGAATACCA AGCTGAAGAAGAAGGTGAAGACATAGTTGATTCAGACTTTAGTATCGATGAAAATGATGAACCTATATCTGATAATGAAGATGACGAaagtcaaagaaaaaaacgacGGCTTGTTACTAAAGCTTATAAG GAACCAGTATCAGTCCCAAAAGACAAACCGAAGCAGAGACCAAAACCATCAGGGCCCAAATTGAGAACAGACCTCTCAATATCCGAAGATCCATCTG TTTTGGCACTAGAGAGGAAGTCAAAGAGGAAATCAACAGTGGCTAAAACTGCAGAAACTGCTCATAGAATTAAGGTGAGAGATCAAGAACTCAAGAAGaaacccaaaaaaattaaggaagaAGAATGGATGCCTACGCAAGAGGAACTTTTAGAGGAAGCAAAAGTTACAgagttggaaaatttgaaatcccTAGAGAGATACCAAAAGATGGAGAGTGAAAAAAAGACCAAAAGGATTTCAAAGAAGGCATATTCTGGGCCAATAATTAGGTACACCTCAATGAGGATGCCTTTAATAGAAGATTtagatgatgatgataatat TGTTGAGTTTAAAGAAGAAAGCAAGGAACAAGTTAAAAACGAAAAGTGCTATGAAAGAACTTTCCAAACACTTCTTAATGACCCACATGATATTGTCTTTAAGAAACTCTTCAATGTTAAACCTATACCAAATTAtcccaaaaaattgaaatgcgtGGTTACAGG tttaccTGCTTTGTACCTAGACCCAATTACCGAGCTTCCTTATCGAAATAGCacatgtttcaaaataattaggCAATCCTATTATCAGGAAATGGAGAAGAATGGGGATAAGGAGAATCCAATGGTTTCAGACTTTCTCAAGTGGTACACTAAGAATAAGGCTAGGTTGCGAAAGGAGGTGCTTATGCATGcacagaaaataaacattacatCCTAG
- the LOC136344066 gene encoding TWiK family of potassium channels protein 12: protein MEERRDRSIRSISRSRTPTRYPYNVPKQPKRHREQVKDCCRKMVAFMCTQVGVGALIIGYTMIGAVGFMHIEKSARNVEVSKVGNLRENTTKKLFAVVMENNIFDQRKFNKDIDQVLQGHQRDVVKLFKHGFEERSMEEVWSFPAALMFCLSIITMVGYGNMVPKTKEGKILTMVYALFGIPLYILYFMNMGKILAGSFKWIYRRIYECSTERDETTARKKIIVPSTACLWVIFAYILTGAIMFSEWEKWDFLDSTYFCVTSLGKVGFGDLVPGADVNASNHGNQTKLIINFVYILLGLGLVAMCYNLMKEEIKVKLNEMNEDINQCLEDTKMRFINCCWKCRKRKRYYEDD from the exons atggaGGAGCGGCGCGACAGATCAATAAGAAGCATTTCCCGATCGAGAACTCCAACAAGATACCCTTATAATGTACCAAAACAGCCTAAAAGACATCGAGAGCAAGTCAAAGACTGCTGCAGAAAAATGGTGGCTTTCATGTGCACTCAAGTTGGTGTTGGGGCTCTTATCATCGGGTACACCATGATAGGAGCTGTAGGATTTATGCACATtgaaaaaag TGCTCGCAATGTAGAGGTGTCAAAAGTTGGAAACCTAAGAGAAAACACTACCAAAAAGCTCTTTGCAGTTGTAATGGAAAACAACATCTTTGATCAAAGGAAGTTTAATAAGGACATTGATCAGGTACTGCAAGGCCATCAAAGAGATGTTGTCAAATTGTTTAAACATG GATTTGAGGAGCGTTCCATGGAGGAGGTGTGGAGCTTTCCAGCGGCGTTGATGTTCTGTCTTAGCATTATCACCATGGTAGGATATGGAAATATGGTACCCAAAACCAAGGAAGGCAAGATTTTGACTATGGTTTACGCCCTCTTTGGCATTCCTCTTTACATATTGTATTTTATG AACATGGGAAAAATCTTAGCAGGAAGCTTCAAATGGATTTATAGGAGGATATACGAATGTTCTACTGAGAGAGACGAAACTAccgcaagaaaaaaaatcattgtacCTAGCACCGCTTGCTTGTGGGTCATTTTCGCATACATTTTAACAG GGGCAATAATGTTCAGCGAGTGGGAAAAGTGGGACTTCCTAGATTCAACATATTTTTGCGTTACGTCACTTGGAAAAGTGGGATTTGGTGACTTGGTTCCTGGGGCTGATGTCAATGCTTCTAACCACGGAAATCAAACCAagttaataatcaattttgtcTATATTCTTTTAG gACTTGGTCTAGTGGCAATGTGCTACAACTTGATGAAAGAGGAAATCAAAGTTAAACTAAATGAGATGAATGAAGACATCAATCAGTGCCTGGAGGACACTAAAATGCGGTTTATAAATTGCTGTTGGAAATGCAGAAAACGGAAGCGTTACTATGAAGACGATTAA
- the YL-1 gene encoding vacuolar protein sorting-associated protein 72 homolog isoform X2, with product MQRERRSKAGNRMAKLLDEEEECQDDFYKENYGGFQETESDNEYQAEEEGEDIVDSDFSIDENDEPISDNEDDESQRKKRRLVTKAYKEPVSVPKDKPKQRPKPSGPKLRTDLSISEDPSERKSKRKSTVAKTAETAHRIKVRDQELKKKPKKIKEEEWMPTQEELLEEAKVTELENLKSLERYQKMESEKKTKRISKKAYSGPIIRYTSMRMPLIEDLDDDDNIVEFKEESKEQVKNEKCYERTFQTLLNDPHDIVFKKLFNVKPIPNYPKKLKCVVTGLPALYLDPITELPYRNSTCFKIIRQSYYQEMEKNGDKENPMVSDFLKWYTKNKARLRKEVLMHAQKINITS from the exons ATGCAGAGAGAACGACGAAGCAAGGCGGGTAACCGCATGGCCAAACTCTTAGATGAGGAGGAAGAATGTCAGGATGACTTCTACAAAGAAAACTACGGGGGTTTTCAAGAAACCGAATCGGACAACGAATACCA AGCTGAAGAAGAAGGTGAAGACATAGTTGATTCAGACTTTAGTATCGATGAAAATGATGAACCTATATCTGATAATGAAGATGACGAaagtcaaagaaaaaaacgacGGCTTGTTACTAAAGCTTATAAG GAACCAGTATCAGTCCCAAAAGACAAACCGAAGCAGAGACCAAAACCATCAGGGCCCAAATTGAGAACAGACCTCTCAATATCCGAAGATCCATCTG AGAGGAAGTCAAAGAGGAAATCAACAGTGGCTAAAACTGCAGAAACTGCTCATAGAATTAAGGTGAGAGATCAAGAACTCAAGAAGaaacccaaaaaaattaaggaagaAGAATGGATGCCTACGCAAGAGGAACTTTTAGAGGAAGCAAAAGTTACAgagttggaaaatttgaaatcccTAGAGAGATACCAAAAGATGGAGAGTGAAAAAAAGACCAAAAGGATTTCAAAGAAGGCATATTCTGGGCCAATAATTAGGTACACCTCAATGAGGATGCCTTTAATAGAAGATTtagatgatgatgataatat TGTTGAGTTTAAAGAAGAAAGCAAGGAACAAGTTAAAAACGAAAAGTGCTATGAAAGAACTTTCCAAACACTTCTTAATGACCCACATGATATTGTCTTTAAGAAACTCTTCAATGTTAAACCTATACCAAATTAtcccaaaaaattgaaatgcgtGGTTACAGG tttaccTGCTTTGTACCTAGACCCAATTACCGAGCTTCCTTATCGAAATAGCacatgtttcaaaataattaggCAATCCTATTATCAGGAAATGGAGAAGAATGGGGATAAGGAGAATCCAATGGTTTCAGACTTTCTCAAGTGGTACACTAAGAATAAGGCTAGGTTGCGAAAGGAGGTGCTTATGCATGcacagaaaataaacattacatCCTAG